A stretch of Spirosoma oryzicola DNA encodes these proteins:
- a CDS encoding OmpA family protein, with protein MNANGIVVASLFFSIASLAAFAQPGDPAQRQDSTKTASASDTKVENLGSQVNSEYNEINPMISPDGKTLYFARISHPNNTHGTKGSQDIWYSELDGASGKWGPARRMGFPLNKDEYNCAYSITPDGNSMLIKGQYANGNYETRGFSTSKRTASGWSVPQKLDIPSYVNMSKGQFDCGFMSADGKVLLMAFSEKKNSKDDDIYVSFRQKDGSWTKPMELGPEVNTKFTETTPFLAPDGATLYFSSNREGGLGSNDIYVCKRVDKTWKHWTKPVNLGPKVNTEGYDAYYTLAASGDYAYLTTFKNTLGKGDIVRVKLTEDQPTNQPGRLGGSDDVAGKGDVTRPDPVALISGKVIDQKTGKPVEARIVYQTLPDGAEAGEATSDPVTGEYKIVLPYGQKYSMRAIAKDFIAEGDNVDLTQTKGFQEIKGKELKLVPIEEGRAIRLNNIFFDTGKSELRPESGPELDRLVTTLNETPKMIIEVRGHTDNTGSNEINAKLSQDRADAVREYFISKGIEPDRVGSKGFGEAKPVAPNDTDEGRQKNRRVEFVIVKK; from the coding sequence ATGAATGCCAACGGTATCGTTGTCGCCAGTTTGTTTTTTTCAATAGCATCCCTGGCTGCTTTCGCGCAGCCAGGCGACCCTGCGCAGCGGCAAGACTCGACCAAAACTGCCAGTGCATCGGACACAAAAGTTGAAAACTTGGGTAGCCAGGTCAATTCGGAATACAACGAGATCAACCCGATGATTTCGCCGGATGGCAAAACGCTGTACTTTGCCCGGATAAGCCATCCCAACAATACGCACGGAACCAAAGGCAGTCAGGATATCTGGTATTCGGAACTCGATGGGGCCAGCGGTAAATGGGGACCCGCCCGGCGCATGGGCTTTCCGCTGAATAAGGATGAATATAACTGTGCCTACAGCATTACGCCCGATGGCAATTCGATGCTGATCAAGGGACAGTATGCCAATGGAAACTACGAAACGCGCGGTTTTTCGACCAGTAAACGCACGGCCAGCGGTTGGTCCGTTCCGCAAAAGCTCGATATACCGAGCTACGTGAACATGAGCAAGGGACAGTTCGACTGTGGCTTCATGTCTGCGGATGGTAAGGTGCTGCTGATGGCGTTCAGCGAAAAGAAGAACAGCAAAGACGACGATATCTACGTCAGCTTTCGGCAAAAGGACGGCTCCTGGACGAAGCCGATGGAGCTTGGCCCGGAAGTAAATACAAAGTTTACGGAAACGACCCCATTTCTGGCTCCCGACGGGGCCACGCTTTATTTTTCCAGTAACCGCGAAGGGGGACTGGGTAGTAATGACATTTACGTTTGTAAGCGCGTAGACAAAACCTGGAAACACTGGACGAAACCTGTTAATCTGGGCCCCAAAGTCAATACCGAAGGCTATGACGCGTATTACACGCTGGCTGCTTCGGGCGATTATGCTTATCTGACCACCTTCAAGAATACGCTCGGCAAAGGCGACATCGTGCGGGTGAAGCTGACTGAGGATCAACCAACCAACCAGCCGGGGCGATTGGGCGGTAGTGACGATGTGGCTGGCAAGGGTGATGTAACGCGTCCCGATCCAGTAGCGCTAATCAGCGGAAAAGTAATTGACCAGAAAACCGGTAAGCCCGTTGAAGCCCGAATTGTGTACCAGACGCTCCCCGATGGAGCCGAAGCGGGTGAGGCTACGTCGGACCCGGTTACGGGTGAGTACAAGATCGTGCTTCCCTACGGCCAGAAATACAGCATGCGGGCTATCGCCAAAGATTTTATTGCGGAAGGCGACAACGTGGATTTGACCCAGACGAAGGGTTTTCAGGAAATTAAAGGGAAAGAACTGAAGCTGGTGCCTATCGAAGAAGGACGAGCGATTCGGTTGAATAACATCTTCTTTGATACGGGCAAATCGGAGCTTCGTCCGGAATCCGGTCCTGAACTTGATCGTCTGGTGACAACGTTGAACGAAACACCGAAAATGATCATCGAAGTGCGTGGTCACACCGACAATACAGGCTCAAACGAAATAAACGCAAAGCTGTCGCAGGACCGGGCCGACGCTGTTCGTGAGTATTTTATCAGCAAAGGCATTGAGCCGGATCGGGTTGGTAGCAAAGGGTTTGGAGAAGCCAAGCCCGTCGCACCAAACGACACAGACGAAGGGCGGCAGAAGAACCGACGCGTAGAATTTGTAATCGTGAAAAAATAG
- a CDS encoding DUF3887 domain-containing protein produces MKRLFVLLAFVFASVAASAQTTDKAVASPEAAKLDSLAKLSQQFMNNNQPDSLYALMGATFKQNISLEKMKEVTGQLAGQLGKWVSLEPRGVQNGIARYKAVFALAPLDFYISRDKEGKIETFLFKQLQE; encoded by the coding sequence ATGAAACGTCTCTTTGTACTGCTCGCCTTTGTTTTTGCCTCGGTTGCTGCATCTGCGCAAACTACCGACAAAGCCGTTGCCTCACCCGAAGCCGCCAAGTTGGACTCGTTAGCCAAATTATCGCAGCAGTTTATGAATAATAATCAGCCTGATTCGCTATACGCCCTGATGGGCGCTACGTTCAAGCAGAATATTTCGCTGGAAAAGATGAAAGAGGTGACAGGCCAGCTTGCGGGCCAACTGGGAAAATGGGTGTCGCTGGAACCGCGTGGCGTACAAAACGGAATAGCTCGCTACAAAGCTGTATTTGCCTTAGCGCCGTTGGACTTTTACATCAGTCGGGACAAAGAAGGAAAAATTGAGACTTTTTTATTTAAGCAGCTACAGGAATAG
- a CDS encoding DUF3467 domain-containing protein yields MNPQQQQNPEGSIDVELSEEIAEGVYANLAMIAHSNSEFILDFIRLMPGVPKAKVKARIILTPEHAKRLLEALRENISRFEEAYGNINNSTDTFKFPNGGFGGPVGQA; encoded by the coding sequence ATGAATCCTCAACAACAACAAAACCCTGAAGGCTCTATTGATGTCGAACTGAGCGAAGAAATTGCCGAAGGGGTATACGCTAATTTAGCGATGATCGCTCATTCCAACAGCGAATTCATTCTTGATTTTATCCGTCTGATGCCGGGTGTGCCGAAGGCGAAGGTGAAAGCGCGTATCATTCTGACACCAGAACACGCCAAGCGATTATTGGAAGCGCTTCGCGAAAACATCAGTCGGTTTGAAGAAGCCTATGGCAATATCAACAACTCGACCGATACCTTTAAATTCCCCAACGGAGGCTTCGGCGGACCTGTCGGCCAGGCGTAG
- the rpsL gene encoding 30S ribosomal protein S12, which translates to MPTIQQLVRKGREKLEFKSKSPALDACPQRRGVCTRVYTTTPKKPNSALRKVARVRLTNGREVNAYIPGEGHNLQEHSIVLIRGGRVKDLPGVRYHIVRGALDTAGVNGRLQSRSKYGAKRPKPGQAPAGKGAPAKGKKK; encoded by the coding sequence ATGCCTACTATACAACAACTAGTGCGTAAAGGCCGCGAGAAGCTTGAATTCAAGTCAAAATCGCCGGCTCTTGACGCCTGCCCACAACGTCGTGGCGTGTGCACACGTGTGTATACGACGACACCGAAGAAGCCAAACTCGGCTCTTCGTAAAGTTGCCCGGGTTCGTTTGACGAACGGTCGGGAAGTTAACGCGTACATTCCAGGTGAAGGCCACAACCTACAGGAGCACTCAATCGTGCTGATCCGTGGTGGCCGGGTAAAAGACCTTCCGGGTGTTCGTTACCACATTGTTCGGGGTGCTCTGGATACGGCTGGTGTAAACGGTCGTCTGCAAAGCCGTTCGAAATACGGTGCAAAACGTCCGAAGCCAGGTCAGGCTCCAGCGGGCAAAGGCGCACCAGCAAAAGGTAAGAAGAAGTAA
- the rpsG gene encoding 30S ribosomal protein S7 → MRKAKPPKRYVLPDPKYKEVLVTKFVNNLMYEGKKSLAYGIFYDALDVVAKRTSESGLDTWKKALNNVMPSVEVKSRRVGGATFQVPTEVRADRKVAVGMKWLIKYARSRGEKTMVDRLAAEIVAASKGEGAAVKKKDDTHRMAEANKAFSHFRF, encoded by the coding sequence ATGAGAAAGGCGAAACCGCCCAAGCGTTACGTGTTACCCGATCCTAAATACAAGGAGGTTCTCGTAACCAAATTTGTTAACAACCTGATGTACGAAGGCAAAAAGAGCCTGGCGTACGGTATCTTCTATGACGCACTTGACGTGGTTGCAAAACGCACCAGCGAAAGTGGTCTGGATACGTGGAAAAAGGCGTTGAACAACGTCATGCCATCAGTTGAAGTAAAAAGCCGTCGCGTCGGTGGAGCTACCTTCCAGGTGCCAACCGAAGTACGGGCAGACCGAAAAGTCGCGGTAGGCATGAAATGGCTTATTAAGTATGCTCGTTCGCGGGGTGAAAAAACCATGGTAGACCGGTTAGCAGCCGAAATCGTTGCAGCATCGAAAGGTGAAGGCGCGGCTGTGAAAAAGAAAGACGATACGCACCGTATGGCCGAAGCCAACAAAGCGTTCTCGCACTTCCGGTTCTAA
- a CDS encoding aldose 1-epimerase family protein has product MTILENDQIRVSVRSKGAELTSIFHKASGIEHLWQADPSVWAWHAPNLFPVVGGCLNNQLLVDGKTYPIERHGFARQSTFETTESTATHAVFSLRSSEATRVHFPYEFEFQIIYELSGPTLTVTYRVLNEDEKTVFFSVGAHPAFAVPFGPDEVYEDYYIEFEKAEPLQTHMLSAAGYFTGETRPVATDENRLPLTKHLFDQDALVFKRLRSHRAAIRSRNHDHAVTVDYPAFPYLGVWAKPGAPFVCIEPWLGCADSEGDQKPIERKEAIQHVEPGRVFNASFTITVS; this is encoded by the coding sequence ATGACGATTTTAGAAAACGATCAAATTCGCGTCTCAGTCCGTTCCAAGGGGGCTGAATTAACATCCATATTCCACAAAGCAAGTGGCATCGAGCACCTCTGGCAAGCTGATCCAAGTGTTTGGGCCTGGCACGCGCCGAATCTGTTTCCGGTAGTAGGTGGTTGCTTAAACAATCAGCTACTGGTTGACGGAAAAACCTACCCAATCGAACGACACGGTTTCGCCCGGCAGTCTACCTTCGAGACAACGGAATCGACAGCGACACATGCCGTTTTTTCGTTACGGTCGAGTGAGGCAACACGTGTTCATTTTCCGTATGAGTTCGAATTTCAGATCATCTATGAACTGAGCGGACCAACGCTTACAGTTACGTACCGGGTGCTCAACGAAGATGAGAAAACGGTCTTTTTCTCGGTAGGAGCGCACCCCGCGTTTGCCGTACCGTTTGGACCGGATGAAGTCTACGAAGATTATTACATTGAATTTGAGAAGGCTGAGCCTTTACAAACCCATATGCTGTCAGCAGCGGGGTACTTTACGGGCGAAACAAGACCAGTTGCGACGGACGAAAACCGTTTGCCGTTGACCAAGCATCTGTTCGATCAGGATGCGTTGGTGTTCAAAAGGCTGCGTTCGCATCGGGCAGCAATTCGAAGCCGTAACCACGACCATGCCGTAACCGTTGATTATCCTGCTTTTCCGTATCTGGGGGTCTGGGCTAAGCCCGGAGCGCCATTTGTGTGCATCGAGCCCTGGTTAGGATGTGCCGATAGCGAAGGGGACCAGAAGCCAATTGAACGAAAAGAAGCTATTCAGCATGTCGAGCCGGGCCGCGTGTTCAATGCTTCTTTTACGATTACGGTGTCGTAG
- a CDS encoding 3-keto-disaccharide hydrolase, translating into MKHLLITGLAIATLAFTAPTKSVKLFNGKDLSGWKVYGTEKWYVDNGELVCESGPDKQYGYLATEKPYKNFDLSLEFKQEANGNSGVFFRSSIEGTKVTGWQVEVAPKDHDTGGVYESYGRGWLEKIPDQKENILKPGEWNKMRIRVEGDHVQTYLNGKEMVDMHDEKIGQADGSVALQIHDGGGIKVRWRKLELKEL; encoded by the coding sequence ATGAAACACCTTCTGATTACTGGCCTGGCCATAGCGACGCTGGCCTTTACGGCTCCAACCAAATCGGTAAAACTGTTTAACGGTAAAGACCTTTCTGGCTGGAAAGTCTATGGCACCGAAAAATGGTATGTCGATAACGGCGAACTTGTCTGCGAAAGTGGTCCTGACAAACAATACGGCTATTTAGCTACCGAGAAGCCGTACAAGAATTTTGACTTATCGCTTGAATTCAAACAGGAAGCGAACGGCAATAGTGGCGTCTTTTTCCGTTCCAGCATCGAAGGAACCAAAGTCACGGGCTGGCAGGTAGAAGTGGCCCCTAAAGATCACGATACAGGCGGTGTTTACGAATCGTACGGACGCGGTTGGCTGGAAAAAATCCCCGACCAAAAAGAAAACATTCTGAAGCCCGGCGAATGGAACAAAATGCGCATTCGGGTCGAAGGCGACCATGTGCAAACGTACCTGAACGGCAAAGAAATGGTAGACATGCACGACGAAAAGATTGGACAGGCCGATGGCTCAGTAGCCCTGCAAATCCACGATGGTGGCGGTATTAAAGTTCGCTGGCGGAAACTGGAGTTAAAGGAACTGTAA